The Chitinophagales bacterium genomic interval ACACCCAATGCAAAGGGTTTGTATTCAATGGCAATATTTTTCTTGTCCAGCAAATAGAAAATATCCCTGGCCGAATGGCCTGTAGCCAGGATAAGATTATCTGCAAAAAGCTTTTCCTTGCCATTAATGATTATTCCTTTAAGCTGTTTTTTTTCGATAATAATATCGGTGAGCTTGCTTTGAAAGCGCAATTCACCTCCATGTGCCAGAATGCATGCTCTAATAGCAGTGATAATATCGGGCAATTTATTAGTGCCTATATGTGGATGTGCATCCACCAAAATAGTCTCATCGGCACCAAACTGCACAAAAGTTTCAAGAATGCTGCGTACATTACCCCTTTTACCTGAGCGGGTATAGAGCTTACCATCTGAATAGGTGCCTGCACCGCCTTCTCCAAAGCAATAATTGGATTCAGGATTTACAATATGTTCCTTATTGATTTTAGCAAGGTCTCTTCTTCTTGCACGTACATCTTTTCCGCGTTCTATTATAATGGGCTTCACACCTACTTCCAGTAATTTTAATGCAGCAAATAATCCTGCGGGGCCGGCTCCGGCAATTATTACTTGTTTGTCGCTTTTTGCAGGTAAGAAATTTCTATTCTTAAGTGGCGGAAATTCGAGGTCCTGTCCTTTGAGGATATATGCTATTCTAAATTGATAGAATATTGGTTTTTTTCGCGCATCGATTGAGCGTTTGATAATCTTAAAGGCTTCTATTTTGTTGGGGTGTAGGTTTAATTTTTCGGCAATTTTTTCCTTTAATAGAATTTCATCTGAAGCAATTTCAGGAATCAGTCTTATATCAATGATTTGCTTTTCTATGTTACTGCTCATCAAACTTAAAATTGTTTTCAAAAGTACATCAAAGTATGAAGAATGAGGCTATTCAATGAACAAGTAGAAAATTGGAAACAATAAAACATTCTGAGTTACCCTACTTGCTGCTCTGTTAACCTGAGTTCTTTAATTAGTGTTTGGTCGAGACCTCCAATCACTATACTATCATTGAATTTCTGTTAATA includes:
- a CDS encoding FAD-dependent monooxygenase — encoded protein: MSSNIEKQIIDIRLIPEIASDEILLKEKIAEKLNLHPNKIEAFKIIKRSIDARKKPIFYQFRIAYILKGQDLEFPPLKNRNFLPAKSDKQVIIAGAGPAGLFAALKLLEVGVKPIIIERGKDVRARRRDLAKINKEHIVNPESNYCFGEGGAGTYSDGKLYTRSGKRGNVRSILETFVQFGADETILVDAHPHIGTNKLPDIITAIRACILAHGGELRFQSKLTDIIIEKKQLKGIIINGKEKLFADNLILATGHSARDIFYLLDKKNIAIEYKPFALGVRVEHPQSLIDQIQYKSKERGEFLPPAAYTLAEQIKGKGVYSFCMCPGGIIAPCATNPGEIVTNGWSPSKRNNPYANSGIVIPIDGEELKPFEKFGTLKGLKFQEAMERKACALAGGTQAAPAQRVVDFIHQRKSKVLPECSYQPGTVSVEMDEIFPESISSRLRKGFIAFAKKMKGFDHPDAIVLATESRTSSPVRIPREKTSLEHPEIKGLYPCGEGAGFAGGIVSAAIDGEKSAEAVLDKINK